A stretch of the Ensifer sp. PDNC004 genome encodes the following:
- a CDS encoding siphovirus Gp157 family protein yields MTAPAIEHSMRRQTEAAKALLVDLRNQGADDDADLVADTIEGETNLMEAIEEAIAELDECDVLVTGLKAKESDFEARRKAIEKRAERIRALIEQAMLATDQMSMKLPTATLSLSKRAPGLIVTDEADIPAKYWVEQPRPAPKLDKKALTADLREKDAAPIPGATLDNGSFSLTVRRK; encoded by the coding sequence ATGACCGCTCCCGCAATCGAACACAGCATGCGCCGGCAGACCGAGGCGGCAAAGGCCCTCCTCGTCGATCTCCGCAACCAGGGCGCCGATGACGACGCCGACCTCGTCGCCGACACCATCGAGGGCGAAACGAACCTCATGGAAGCGATCGAGGAGGCAATCGCCGAACTCGACGAGTGCGATGTTCTCGTGACCGGCCTCAAGGCCAAGGAAAGCGACTTCGAGGCACGCCGCAAGGCGATCGAGAAGCGCGCCGAGCGCATCCGGGCCCTGATCGAACAGGCGATGCTGGCAACCGACCAGATGTCGATGAAGTTGCCGACGGCAACCCTGTCGCTTTCGAAGCGTGCGCCCGGCCTGATCGTCACCGACGAAGCCGATATCCCGGCCAAGTACTGGGTTGAGCAGCCCCGTCCAGCTCCGAAGCTCGACAAGAAAGCCCTCACCGCCGACCTGCGCGAGAAGGATGCCGCCCCTATCCCCGGCGCCACCCTCGACAACGGCTCTTTCTCTCTCACGGTCCGGAGGAAGTGA